One Frankia alni ACN14a DNA window includes the following coding sequences:
- the glyA gene encoding serine hydroxymethyltransferase: MHNPPLPELTVADPELAGLVEAEAARQHASIRLIASENYVSTAVLEASGSVLTNKYSEGYVGRRYYEGQQVVDPIETLAVDRAKSLFGVEHANVQPYSGSPANLAVYLAFAQPGDTVMGLSLPMGGHLTHGWSVSATGRWFRSVRYGLRADTGRIDLDEVRDLARTERPKIIFCGGTAIPRTIDFPAFAEIAREVGAVLVADIAHIAGLIAGGAHPSPVGHAPVISTTTHKTLRGPRGAMLLTDAEHATAIDKAVFPGLQGGPHNHTTAAIAVALREASTPAFRDYAHAVVANARALAEALVERGFDLVTGGTDNHLILIDLTGKDIGGKPAAKALDAAGIELNYNAVPFDKRKPFDPSGIRLGTAAITTRGLTPAHMPVLAGWIDDVVKAAGAGDTATIGRVREQVTELVSGFPMPGFA; encoded by the coding sequence ATGCACAATCCCCCGCTTCCCGAACTCACCGTCGCCGATCCCGAGCTCGCCGGGCTGGTCGAGGCCGAGGCCGCCCGCCAGCACGCGTCGATCAGGCTGATCGCCTCGGAGAACTACGTCTCCACCGCGGTGCTGGAGGCGTCCGGCTCCGTCCTGACCAACAAGTACTCCGAGGGGTACGTCGGCCGGCGGTACTACGAGGGTCAGCAGGTCGTCGACCCGATCGAGACGCTGGCCGTCGATCGGGCCAAGTCGCTGTTCGGCGTCGAGCACGCCAACGTCCAGCCGTACTCCGGCTCGCCGGCGAACCTGGCCGTCTACCTCGCCTTCGCCCAGCCCGGGGACACGGTCATGGGCCTGTCGCTGCCGATGGGCGGCCACCTGACGCACGGCTGGAGCGTGTCGGCGACCGGCAGGTGGTTCCGCAGCGTCCGCTACGGGCTGCGCGCGGACACCGGCCGGATCGACCTGGACGAGGTGCGCGACCTGGCCCGCACCGAGCGGCCGAAGATCATCTTCTGTGGCGGGACGGCGATCCCGCGGACGATCGACTTCCCGGCCTTCGCCGAGATCGCGCGCGAGGTGGGCGCGGTGCTCGTCGCCGACATCGCGCACATCGCCGGGCTGATCGCCGGCGGTGCCCACCCCTCCCCGGTCGGCCACGCTCCGGTGATCTCGACCACCACGCACAAGACGCTGCGCGGCCCGCGCGGGGCCATGCTGCTCACCGACGCCGAGCACGCCACGGCGATCGACAAGGCGGTCTTCCCGGGCCTGCAGGGCGGCCCGCACAACCACACCACGGCGGCCATCGCGGTCGCCCTGCGGGAGGCCTCGACGCCCGCGTTCCGCGACTACGCCCACGCGGTCGTGGCGAACGCCCGCGCGCTGGCCGAGGCACTGGTGGAGCGCGGGTTCGACCTCGTCACCGGGGGCACCGACAACCACCTCATCCTCATCGACCTCACCGGCAAGGACATCGGCGGAAAGCCGGCGGCCAAGGCGCTCGACGCGGCGGGGATCGAGCTGAACTACAACGCGGTGCCCTTCGACAAGCGCAAGCCGTTCGACCCCTCCGGCATCCGGCTCGGCACCGCCGCGATCACCACCCGCGGTCTGACCCCGGCGCACATGCCGGTGCTCGCCGGCTGGATCGACGACGTCGTCAAGGCCGCCGGTGCCGGCGACACCGCGACGATCGGCCGGGTCCGGGAGCAGGTCACCGAGTTGGTCAGCGGCTTCCCGATGCCCGGTTTCGCCTGA
- a CDS encoding alpha/beta fold hydrolase, with protein sequence MVRTVGPFAGSRAARAATGSVGVVGAAVAAGLVAQQRAIRRRRTRPDGPPEPALEPIGGRVATVIATDGVPLHVEETGPPDAPLTLVFVHGFCVSAECWTLQHQALADLGRMVFFDQRAHGRSGPSEVGNCTIDVLADDLYQVIRERVPGGPIILVGHSMGGMAVLGLADAHPELFDDRIVGVALLSTSASELAQVTLGLPALATAVVRRVLPGIAVGMRHTSGLLERVRGRGSDMSWEVTRRIGFGATDLPPAVVTFLETMVSDTSVAVIAAFLPTLLDNDRLDAAARLVGIPTVLVVGDADLITPVAHSRTIAEILPDAELVVEQDAGHAIMLERPEAVNAAIRRLVQRSLAEFSLPLPRSRSGLPPASVGAAPVGAAADGAPSADRAAVADRDAGGTAA encoded by the coding sequence ATGGTGAGGACCGTGGGCCCGTTCGCGGGTTCCCGGGCGGCACGCGCCGCCACGGGATCGGTCGGTGTGGTCGGCGCGGCCGTCGCGGCCGGCCTGGTCGCGCAGCAGCGGGCGATCCGCCGCCGCCGCACCCGGCCGGACGGGCCGCCGGAGCCGGCGCTGGAGCCGATCGGCGGCCGTGTCGCCACGGTGATCGCGACCGACGGCGTGCCGCTGCACGTCGAGGAGACCGGTCCGCCGGACGCGCCGCTGACGCTGGTGTTCGTGCACGGGTTCTGCGTGTCCGCCGAGTGCTGGACCCTGCAGCACCAGGCCCTCGCGGACCTCGGCCGGATGGTCTTCTTCGACCAGCGCGCGCACGGGCGCTCCGGGCCGTCCGAGGTTGGCAACTGCACCATCGACGTGCTCGCCGACGACCTCTACCAGGTGATCCGCGAACGGGTGCCCGGCGGGCCGATCATCCTCGTCGGCCACTCGATGGGGGGCATGGCGGTCCTGGGCCTGGCCGACGCCCATCCCGAGCTCTTCGACGACCGGATCGTCGGAGTGGCGCTGCTGTCGACCAGCGCGTCGGAGCTGGCCCAGGTGACCCTCGGGCTGCCCGCGCTGGCGACGGCGGTGGTGCGTCGGGTGCTGCCCGGCATCGCCGTCGGCATGCGGCACACCTCGGGCCTGCTGGAGCGGGTTCGCGGGCGGGGCAGCGACATGTCCTGGGAGGTGACCCGCCGGATCGGTTTCGGCGCGACCGATCTGCCGCCGGCGGTGGTCACGTTCCTGGAGACGATGGTCTCGGACACCTCGGTAGCGGTGATCGCCGCGTTCCTGCCCACCCTGCTCGACAACGACCGGCTGGACGCCGCCGCCCGCCTGGTGGGGATTCCCACCGTGCTGGTCGTCGGCGACGCCGACCTGATCACCCCGGTGGCACACAGCCGGACGATCGCCGAGATCCTGCCCGACGCGGAGCTGGTCGTCGAGCAGGACGCCGGCCACGCCATCATGTTGGAGCGGCCCGAGGCGGTGAACGCCGCGATCCGCAGGCTGGTGCAGCGGTCACTCGCCGAGTTCTCGCTGCCGCTGCCCCGGTCGCGGTCGGGTCTCCCGCCCGCCTCGGTGGGTGCCGCCCCGGTCGGCGCCGCCGCGGATGGCGCCCCGTCGGCCGACCGGGCGGCGGTCGCCGACCGCGACGCCGGCGGGACGGCCGCCTGA
- the tsaE gene encoding tRNA (adenosine(37)-N6)-threonylcarbamoyltransferase complex ATPase subunit type 1 TsaE — MNAARQRDVVVVPTADRMRDFGARLSVLLRPGDLLVLSGPLGAGKTVLTQGIAAGLGVRETVTSPTFVLARIYPDGRIPLVHVDAYRLGGVTEVDDLDLDADADTSVTVVEWGAGLVEGLAQDHLELVLTRPTADEAGETRTVRLVATGPSWARRLRDLAAD; from the coding sequence ATGAACGCCGCCCGGCAGCGCGACGTGGTCGTCGTGCCCACGGCGGACCGGATGCGGGACTTCGGCGCCCGGCTGAGCGTGTTGCTGCGCCCGGGCGACCTGCTCGTGCTCTCCGGCCCGCTCGGCGCGGGCAAGACGGTCCTCACCCAGGGCATCGCCGCCGGGCTCGGCGTGCGGGAGACGGTCACCTCGCCGACGTTCGTGCTCGCGCGGATCTACCCGGACGGCCGGATCCCGCTCGTGCACGTCGACGCCTACCGGCTCGGCGGGGTGACCGAGGTCGACGACCTCGACCTCGACGCCGACGCCGACACCTCGGTGACCGTCGTCGAATGGGGCGCCGGGCTGGTCGAGGGGCTCGCCCAGGACCATCTCGAGCTCGTGCTCACCCGGCCCACCGCCGACGAGGCCGGCGAGACCAGGACGGTCCGCCTCGTCGCCACCGGCCCGAGCTGGGCGCGCCGGCTGCGCGACCTCGCCGCGGACTGA
- the tsaB gene encoding tRNA (adenosine(37)-N6)-threonylcarbamoyltransferase complex dimerization subunit type 1 TsaB, with the protein MLVLALDTSTAACAVALAELTASDPARAGSAAAGDPAGPGVHVWPRGSVVTVDARRHGELLAPSMRAVLDEAGARPSDLAAVVVGAGPGPFTSLRVGMVTAAAFADALDIPVHGVCSLDGIGAATAGAVGVVTDARRREVYWARYVGGVRVGDPAVGRPAQVAQTLRELGVGAVTGPGRALYPEPFAGFATIDDDVTENDATGNSATGNGGAAGAGAGTPAGGYPRPELLVGLAGADLLAGRDPSVLAPLYLRRPDATEPHAPKPVRV; encoded by the coding sequence GTGCTGGTGCTGGCCCTCGACACATCCACGGCCGCGTGCGCGGTGGCGCTCGCCGAGCTGACCGCCTCCGATCCCGCGCGGGCGGGGAGCGCGGCGGCCGGTGATCCCGCCGGCCCCGGCGTGCACGTCTGGCCGCGGGGCAGCGTTGTCACCGTCGACGCCCGCCGCCACGGGGAGCTGCTCGCGCCGTCGATGCGGGCGGTCCTCGACGAGGCGGGCGCGCGCCCGTCGGACCTCGCGGCCGTCGTCGTGGGGGCCGGGCCCGGGCCCTTCACCAGCCTGCGGGTCGGGATGGTGACCGCCGCGGCCTTCGCGGACGCGTTGGACATCCCCGTGCACGGCGTCTGCTCGCTCGACGGTATCGGCGCGGCCACGGCCGGCGCGGTCGGCGTGGTCACCGACGCGCGGCGCCGCGAGGTCTACTGGGCCCGCTACGTCGGCGGGGTCCGGGTGGGTGATCCCGCCGTGGGGCGTCCGGCGCAGGTCGCCCAGACGTTGCGGGAGCTCGGCGTCGGCGCCGTCACCGGCCCCGGCCGGGCGCTGTACCCGGAACCGTTCGCCGGGTTCGCCACCATCGACGACGACGTGACCGAGAATGACGCGACCGGGAATAGCGCGACCGGGAATGGCGGGGCGGCCGGGGCGGGCGCAGGCACGCCGGCGGGCGGGTATCCGCGTCCGGAGCTGCTCGTCGGTCTCGCCGGGGCGGACCTGCTGGCCGGTCGCGATCCGAGCGTCCTGGCTCCGCTCTACCTGCGGCGGCCGGACGCGACCGAACCGCACGCGCCGAAGCCGGTCAGGGTGTGA
- the rimI gene encoding ribosomal protein S18-alanine N-acetyltransferase, protein MGPDGDLDLVLVPMRWWHVATVAELEPTVFATDPWTAELFWSELAQGDQRHYLTALWQPRGAAAHDLSAIIGYAGLALADDGAYIQTVGVVPRIRGRGVGARLMIALLRHARRAGARSCGLEVRTDNHAARALYTRLGFVDIGVRRGYYQPSGGDAYVMRARPIDTVGYAALLDEVERALPGRVRLEP, encoded by the coding sequence TTGGGGCCGGACGGCGATCTGGATCTGGTGCTCGTTCCGATGCGCTGGTGGCACGTCGCCACCGTCGCCGAGCTGGAACCGACCGTCTTCGCCACCGACCCCTGGACCGCGGAGCTGTTCTGGTCCGAACTGGCCCAGGGCGACCAGCGGCATTACCTGACCGCGCTGTGGCAGCCCCGAGGGGCGGCCGCGCACGACCTGTCCGCGATCATCGGTTACGCGGGGCTGGCGCTCGCCGACGACGGCGCCTACATCCAGACCGTCGGCGTCGTGCCGCGGATCCGGGGCCGCGGGGTGGGCGCTCGGCTGATGATCGCCCTGCTGCGCCACGCGCGTCGGGCCGGGGCCCGCTCCTGCGGGCTGGAGGTCCGTACCGACAACCATGCCGCGCGGGCGCTGTACACCCGGCTCGGTTTCGTCGACATCGGCGTGCGCCGCGGCTATTACCAGCCCTCCGGCGGCGACGCCTACGTCATGCGGGCCAGACCGATCGACACGGTCGGATACGCCGCGCTGCTGGACGAGGTCGAACGCGCACTGCCCGGCCGGGTGCGCCTGGAGCCGTGA
- a CDS encoding FMN-dependent NADH-azoreductase, with product MPNLLHVDASLAQEGSTSRSLAATYIDAWRAAHPDGTVTYRDLALTPPPHLDWATLSAAFTPPEQHTPEQTEGVKLREELIGELEAADELLLSLPMYNYSVPSTFKAWVDQVILVGRTLQQPPAESVLTGDRVTVIATQGGSYGVGTPKEGWDHQLPFIAHVLESLGATDVELVRVEMTLAPVNPALADFTDVYERSRAAGESALRARAAA from the coding sequence ATGCCCAACCTGCTGCACGTGGACGCGAGCCTGGCTCAGGAGGGCTCGACCTCCCGATCGCTGGCCGCCACCTACATCGACGCCTGGCGCGCCGCCCACCCCGACGGCACCGTGACCTACCGCGATCTCGCCCTCACGCCCCCGCCGCACCTCGACTGGGCCACCCTCTCGGCGGCCTTCACGCCGCCCGAGCAGCACACCCCGGAGCAGACCGAGGGCGTCAAGCTGCGCGAGGAACTGATCGGCGAGCTCGAGGCCGCCGACGAGCTCCTGCTGTCGCTGCCGATGTACAACTACTCGGTGCCGTCCACGTTCAAGGCGTGGGTGGACCAGGTGATCCTGGTCGGGCGCACCCTGCAGCAGCCTCCGGCGGAGTCGGTGCTGACCGGTGACCGCGTCACCGTCATCGCCACCCAGGGCGGTTCGTACGGGGTGGGCACGCCCAAGGAGGGCTGGGACCACCAGCTCCCCTTCATCGCCCACGTCCTCGAGTCGCTCGGGGCGACCGACGTCGAGCTGGTCCGGGTGGAGATGACGCTCGCCCCCGTCAACCCGGCGCTGGCCGACTTCACCGACGTCTACGAGCGCAGCCGCGCCGCGGGCGAGAGCGCCCTGCGGGCGCGGGCGGCGGCCTGA
- a CDS encoding MarR family winged helix-turn-helix transcriptional regulator, which translates to MSDAAAAAEPETGADGLPEDLGQDLGWLLGQVQYGYLAASAAAVGELPGGLRALHVLGAAVGGEARNQIEVARRFGIDRTVMVRLVDDLERAGLVERHPDPADRRARIITATDQGARLYASTQEDRRLVDQHVLAGLAPQERERFVALLRRIAARLLAVDPTHGAAACDAARREIEAHEAGCPSADDCPTGGEPAPGGDRGQRAAAGG; encoded by the coding sequence GTGAGCGACGCCGCAGCGGCCGCGGAGCCCGAGACCGGGGCCGACGGCCTGCCCGAGGATCTCGGGCAGGATCTGGGCTGGCTGCTGGGCCAGGTGCAGTACGGCTACCTCGCGGCCTCGGCCGCCGCGGTCGGCGAACTACCCGGCGGCCTGCGCGCGCTGCACGTCCTCGGCGCGGCCGTCGGCGGCGAGGCGCGCAACCAGATCGAGGTGGCCCGCCGGTTCGGCATCGACCGGACGGTGATGGTGCGCCTCGTCGACGATCTCGAGCGGGCGGGTCTGGTCGAGCGCCATCCCGACCCGGCCGACCGGCGGGCCCGCATCATCACCGCGACCGACCAGGGGGCGCGCCTGTACGCGTCGACCCAGGAGGACCGTCGCCTCGTCGATCAGCACGTGCTCGCCGGGCTGGCCCCGCAGGAGCGGGAGCGGTTCGTCGCGCTGCTGCGCCGGATCGCGGCGCGGCTGCTGGCCGTCGATCCCACCCACGGCGCGGCCGCCTGCGACGCGGCTCGGCGGGAGATCGAGGCGCACGAGGCCGGGTGCCCGTCGGCGGACGACTGCCCCACGGGCGGTGAACCCGCACCGGGCGGCGACCGCGGGCAACGGGCGGCCGCCGGCGGCTGA
- the groES gene encoding co-chaperone GroES, with the protein MVTTATKVAIKPLEDRIVVQPSDAEQTTASGIVIPDTAKEKPQEGTVLAVGPGRFEDGKRVPLDVKVGDVVLYSKYGGTEVKYSGEEYLVLSARDVLAIIEK; encoded by the coding sequence ATCGTGACGACCGCCACCAAGGTTGCTATCAAGCCTCTCGAGGACCGCATCGTTGTGCAGCCCTCCGACGCCGAGCAGACCACCGCATCCGGCATCGTGATTCCGGACACGGCGAAGGAGAAGCCCCAGGAGGGCACCGTCCTCGCGGTCGGCCCGGGTCGATTCGAGGACGGCAAGCGCGTCCCGCTCGACGTCAAGGTCGGCGACGTGGTGCTCTACAGCAAGTACGGCGGCACCGAGGTCAAGTACTCGGGCGAGGAGTACCTCGTGCTCTCCGCTCGTGACGTCCTCGCGATCATCGAGAAGTAG